In Stieleria varia, one genomic interval encodes:
- a CDS encoding dihydroorotase has product MSRTLFRNANIVLPDSVREGSVLVEQGVIIDIDASDNAAADHVVDCSGLHLMPGVVDDQVHFREPGLTHKEDLSTASHACAAGGVTSFLEMPNTKPPAITVDGVRAKEALAASKSLVNYGFYIGATPDNVAELNKATDVPGIKIFIGSSTGNLLVDEQEALERIFAETTLPICAHCEDETTVRANAERLAGTTDIRDHSNIRDEQAAIVATRRATELARRHQHRFHVLHVSTAAELQFLADPSPYLTAEICLHHIFFHVGDYARLGSRIQMNPSIKTEQDTRKLFDALLDGTIQVIATDHAPHTLEEKAQPYPNSPSGLPAVENSLALMLNQVAAGRCKLPQVASWMCDAPARVWGIVGKGRIETGYDADLVLVDMNRKKMITDESQHTKSKWSPWSGETLTGWPIGTWVGGHKVYDVDEGFDESARGNKLRFDHSRGGYWNTPDGIGPVD; this is encoded by the coding sequence ATGTCACGAACACTTTTTCGCAACGCCAACATCGTCTTGCCGGACTCCGTTCGTGAGGGATCGGTTTTGGTCGAGCAAGGCGTGATCATTGATATCGACGCCAGCGACAACGCAGCAGCGGATCATGTGGTGGATTGCTCAGGCCTGCACCTGATGCCCGGTGTTGTTGACGATCAAGTTCACTTTCGCGAACCCGGACTGACGCACAAAGAAGACCTGTCGACGGCCAGCCACGCGTGCGCCGCCGGCGGCGTGACATCCTTTCTGGAAATGCCCAACACCAAACCGCCCGCGATCACGGTGGACGGAGTCCGGGCCAAAGAAGCCCTCGCGGCGTCGAAGTCACTGGTGAACTATGGCTTCTACATCGGTGCCACGCCCGATAACGTTGCCGAACTCAACAAAGCAACCGACGTGCCGGGGATCAAGATCTTCATCGGCAGCAGTACCGGCAATCTGCTCGTCGATGAGCAAGAAGCCCTCGAGCGGATCTTCGCCGAAACCACTCTGCCGATCTGTGCACATTGCGAAGACGAAACGACGGTGCGAGCCAATGCAGAACGTTTGGCCGGCACAACGGACATCCGAGACCACTCCAACATTCGTGACGAGCAAGCCGCCATCGTCGCAACTCGACGCGCGACCGAACTGGCTCGACGGCATCAACATCGCTTTCACGTATTGCATGTTTCCACGGCCGCCGAGCTGCAGTTCCTCGCCGACCCGTCACCCTATCTGACGGCAGAGATCTGCCTGCACCACATATTCTTTCATGTCGGTGACTACGCCCGTTTGGGCAGCCGCATCCAAATGAATCCTTCGATCAAAACCGAGCAGGACACTCGAAAACTGTTTGACGCGCTGCTCGACGGGACCATCCAAGTGATCGCGACCGATCACGCACCTCACACATTGGAGGAGAAAGCACAACCCTATCCCAACAGCCCGTCCGGTTTGCCCGCAGTGGAGAATTCTTTGGCGCTGATGCTCAATCAGGTCGCCGCGGGACGCTGCAAGTTGCCCCAAGTGGCCTCGTGGATGTGCGACGCTCCGGCACGGGTTTGGGGGATTGTCGGCAAAGGACGCATTGAGACCGGATATGATGCAGACCTCGTGCTGGTGGACATGAATCGCAAGAAAATGATCACCGACGAGAGTCAGCACACCAAATCAAAATGGAGCCCCTGGAGCGGCGAAACACTGACCGGTTGGCCCATCGGCACTTGGGTCGGTGGACACAAGGTCTACGATGTCGACGAAGGATTTGATGAGTCGGCACGCGGCAACAAATTGCGGTTCGATCATTCCCGCGGCGGTTATTGGAACACGCCCGACGGAATCGGGCCTGTTGATTGA